gtttactttttcctttttgcctggaaggggcaataggaggtaaaccatattgttcacagaaattacccatttcatatttagctttctttttatcttttaactgttgttttaacaatttttcatcattgcacatattaattccaattttcttaatagtgctgaaaatatcaccataggttaaattatcaaagtcaatagaatcatttttaccaattaattcattttttaccttatgagcaaaaataggaggcagaccgtcaataaacttctctttccaataaggcttcgtagagtcctttctgagcatgactctggaagtgaatacatcttggtaccatctgtaatcagacatagtagggcatctcaaattattcaaataatcagaaattcgagatgaaatattggaaggagtaccaacaaagtgttatatatatatatatatatatatatatatatatatatatatatatatatcagtaaGACGACATGGCAGTTAATAACAGGAACTAATCGGGGGTGATTTGTTAACAGAACCAAACGTTGGGatgtaaaattaaagttttgaaaCGTTGGGTGTAAAATTTAGTCAACTTTGAACTTCAGgagtgtaatttataatttatccattaaaaaaaagttaaaaaaaaagtaaaaagggaatattaaaaaaaagtaaaggaaaattatttaaatgaaatagaggaagaatattttaaaaaataaagaaagaatatttaaaaaatatcaatatatgCTGCCGGAGACCATTGTCTCGTTGGCAGAGGCCCCACACGGTATGCGCATAAGATACCACCTCCTCCTTTACATCTTTCCTCTTTCCTAGAAAGTTACTCGAAAATGTAAGAGAAGAGAGACTTCTAGGCTCCCACCCAAAGTCTTCAAGTACTTTGTCCCCCTGCACTGAGCTTCGTCAATTTGCTCCGCTTCCATGGCCGAAGAAACCTATtctccatcatcctcatcatccaCCCAAACTTTGTGTTACGATGTCTTTGTAAGTTTCAATGGTGAAGATACCCGCACAAGCTTTACCGACCACCTCTTTGCAGCTTTGTACCGGAGCGGTATTCACTACTTTAGAGATGACAGAAAGCTTGAGAGAGGGAAAGTTATCTGGATCGAGCTAGAGAAGGCAATCGAGATGTCCAGGATTGCTGTTATCGTGTTCTCAAGAAACTACGCTGCTTCGAGCTGGTGTCTTGATGAGTTGGCGAAGATAATCGAATGCAAGTGGAACTTGCAGCAAATTGTGCTGCCCATTTTCTACGACGTGGATCCTTCCGAAGTGCGGGCACAGAAAGGGACTTTGGAGAAAGCGTTTGCCATGCACGAGAAGCGCTACGAGAAAGACAAGGTAGCGAGGTGGAGGGCTGCTTTGGCTGAGGCTGCAAACTTGTCCGGGTGGGACTTGCAAAATGTTGCACATCGGTAAGTTATTTTCTTACGTACTCAATATAGTATAGATGTAGAAGAAGTAGAATTGTAGTACTGTTTCCAATTACAGAAACAAAAATGGAACCACAATTAATGAGACAAGTTTGGCTTTTGTGCTCCAGTGCCTTGTATGGAGCAAGTTTAAAGAGTAAAGATAcgataaattttaaaatatctttaaTAATTGTTGAGGTGGTATATACGTAGGTTGTGATTGATCTTTAATATAAGTGACGATGTAAGTGATGgtcatataaaatataaaaagagatgttatactaattataatttgttgtgtaTATATTATGGCTCTATTTgagattcgcttattttgctgaaactgaaatttttttgctgaaagtactatatataaaggtaaaagttagttgaaatagtatcgTAAGATCTATGAAtatgaatagtattaaaaagtgcaatagggcccatgaatagtagtaaaaataagttgaatagtaaaataaattagcaaaaataatttttgccaaacacacgcTATATAGTAGTATTGCTCTATTTTTAGATGAATCTTGGAATCTCGAACACAActtttatacccaaaaaaaaaattcctttgtCTCAGTGACATTAATATTTTACTAAATATagaatgtgaaatttttttttttttttttttttaaaattttggttgctttatttttttttttcttaaaaaatgattGCTTTATAAGGAGAGTGGGTGGGAAATTGTGATTGGTGAAGTATATTTAAAGTGAggtaaaagatttttattttttttgtaccaTATTAATTTTGACtattattagaaaaatgttaaagttattatcaattttattataaaagactTACAAATTGTGGGAATGAATGTGATTGATATTAAATATTGCTTCTAATTCTAGAATATAAATTCAAGATTATATTTTGTGGTTACCAATCTTATGAATAGTAATAGTTATTCCATTtaagcattttattttatttttatattccttACAATGTTGATTCCCATTCCCATTATCACTTTTAGAGACTTGCCCTAAAAGTCAATACATTAGTTTGAAAGATTtgtatttagtaaaatttgcaATATCTTTAATATCactaattcaattaacatgttTTTGAAGTAATTACTCTATTCATTATTGGAAGGAAAATACTAAAGTTAAGACCCAATTTGCTTATAAATCGGCATGACAACAAATATAATTAGTGCAACTTCaacaatataataatttttttttttttttttggtgattagTGTCAAATCTATTTGTAaggtttatatagtaaaatttatagtatccctagcatcacttttatttgagaatacaatgaaaaaaatacattttgaaaAACGATCCTCTCCATCTAAATGGATACATTTCATAGTTCAAATTAAAtagtattaatttaaaaatattttggatatCACATcatttaaacttttaaataacATCACTTAATACATTGTTAGGtcctaaaaattaattttaattatgaaatgaATTCTCTACatttcatgttttatttttgtgagaatattaagtattttaaaATACACACAAGGGGAGAGGAGATAATGTTCCATGTGAAATCACTGAAATGGAAAGGATAATGTTCCATATAATTTGGTGGGATATTCAAAAGGATTTTGGTGTTTCAAGCTATTTGTCaaggttaattaattagtttctGATCATCTTATTAAATGAACGCTcactttctatttttatttggatATAACTGGCAGTTTGGAGTCCGAATTTATAGAGAACATTATTGGATACATTtccaataaattaaatttggcaTACTTTATGGTTGCACCCTACCCAGTTGGACTCGAGTCTCGAACGCAGAATCTCAATAATCTACTAGGTAGGGGTTCAGGTAATGTTTGCATGGTTGGGATCTGGGGGATTGGTGGAATTGGCAAAACAACAATTGCCAAAGCTATTTATAACCAGCTACAAAGAAAATTCGAAGGAAGCTGCTTTCTAGAAAATGTAAGAGAAATTGCTGAGCAACCAAACGGAATGATTGATTTGCAGGAGCAAATTCTCTCCAGCATCCATGTAAATGATAATAGAAGTATAAAACTTGTTGATCAAGGAactatgataataaaaaatagagcaTGGTGTAAAAgggttcttgttgttcttgatAACGTGGATCATCAGGACCAATTTGATAAATTAGCCATAAAGCGTGGTTATTTTCAACCAGGAAGTGTAATTATCATTACAACAAGAGATAAGTCTATGCTCAAATTGGTTGGGGTTGATGAGATATATATGCCACAGGCATTGGATTACCATGAGTCTATTCAGCTTTTGAGTTGGCATGCATTTGGAAAAGATAACCCTAATGAAAATTATGCAGAGTTATCTAAGGAAGTAATATATTATGCTGGAGGGCTTCCATTGGTACTCAAAGTTTTAGGTTCTTTCCTCTCTGACAAGAGTACACATGAATGGGAATGCACATTGGAAAAATTGAAAGTAATTCCTCATGATAAAATTCAAGAGAAGCTGATGGTGAGTTTTTATTCACTAAGTGACACTCAGCAAGAGTTGTTTCTAGATGTTGCGTGCTTCTTTGTTggaatggaaaaaaattatacattcaaAATACTCGAAGACTCAAACTTATTCTTTGAAAGTGAATTAGGGGTTTTGATTCGCCGATGTCTTATGACAATTGATTGCTCAAACCGATTTGCAATGCATAATATGATCAGAGACATGGGTAGAGAAGTTGTCCGCAGACAATGCCCCAAAGTGCCTGGAGAACGTAGCCGGCTATGGTTTCATAAGGATGTCCTTGAAGTATTGACATATCACATGGTAAGATTCAGATGCCTCAACTATTGTACTTGTTTAATAAGAATATAAGACCAACTTACCATATTTAGTGTAAAATTCGTTGATTTTTTCTAACTTATTCATCATAGCACACTACTAGAAGAACCAGTGGCAGACTGCATGTCCCTCAAACTATGCCATGCAGAGTGCACTTTGCCTCAGCATCACACTCAGTTATAGGACACAACCTTTGTTTCTATAAAGGTGTTCTCACCCTATTATTCTAAATATGCATGTACATTGCAATTACccaaaaatataacttttgcATGATGCTCTTTCTTCAGGGAACAGAAGTAGTTGAAGGCATCATGCTAAATTTGCCGGGGGTTTACGATTTGCAAGTGGATTCCAAAGCATTTGAAAAGATGCATAATCTAAGAATGCTTCAACTAAATTATGCACACCTAAAGGGGAACTTCCATTGTCCTTCCAAGAGGCTAAGATATCTAGAATGGTTTGGGTTCCCTCAGGAATCCGTACCACCAGACTTATACATGGAAAACCTTGTTGCACTTTACATGCCCTATAGCAGCCTGACAGAACTTTGGAAAGGGACCAAGGTAggcaagtttttttcttttcttttcatctttttggTTTGGATCTATTGAATTCCTAGTGTACTGATCTAGTTTTTTACAGATTCTGAAAAAGTTGAAGTTTCTTGATGTCAGTCATTCCTATCAGCTAAGGAGAACACCAGATTTCTCAGGAATCACCAATCTCGAGGTGCTGTTTCTCAACAATTGTACTAGTTTGGTCGAGGTTCACAAGTCTGTTATTTGTCTCGACAAACTAGTCACTTTGGATCTTGCAGACTGTGAAAACCTTACGAAGCTTCCTATAGATATTTACTCAAAGTCTTTTGTAAACCTTTCTGGCTGCACAAAGATAAACATGGTGCCAAGATTTGAATTCAAATCGCCATTAATATTATGGTATTCACTCCTCATATCTGCTGATGTTCCATTGGAAAGTTTCAGTTGTATTAGCAAGCTTCTCCAACACAAGGtattctgtgtgtgtgtgtgtgatgaaACAGGGTTTTTGGACCATAACCCATTGCTCATGATTTGATTGAATAGGAATTGACTGCACTAGACAGTTTTAGTTTTTCCTTTCTAGGGTTGGAATTCTTCATAGGATCAACGAATTTTAGGATTTCACCAATATTGGAATTTGAAAAAAGATTAGAATAAGAGCtctttattgcaaaaaaaaaaaaaaaaaaaaatctctttcatTATGTATTATTGGAATAATATTCCTCTATCTCACTCATAATGTTCCACCTTGTATTCCATCAACTACAATATATTATGCTATGATTAGTGGAgtataaagtaaaataattaaaataagataGATTTTTGCTCATAGTTATACAAGAGAGGGTTATGTATATAAGAGGGAATTGACATGGGTGCCTTGATTATATTTTGAAGCAAGGTTAATTGATATGCCTTGATCTAAGTTATAAGGGTTGACTATATGCACACAGATATAAATGTTTACATTAAGAAGCACACTGGACatgataatttttgttgataCATGATACTATGGAGaaatgataattaattaatatatactttctttttattttgaaggaaataaatgaatattttcaagtatatatatatttttttatttattagattttgtgtttattttaagttttcaaaataaataaaaaagatcaaaatctttaaaacttatataaactaaagaaaatttcaaaatatttttttctctttccaatACACTTGTATGCGTGCAAAGTGCCTCCAGCATGTTGACACGGGGGGCTTTGTAGTGTGTGCTTCTTAAATTTTACACTAAGTATAATAGATATGCtaagatgaataaaaaaatttcattttaaatgtttcattttatatttaaccAATTACAGTATGACGTACGTTCATGTATGATACACTACATCTAGTAGATTATCAAGTGACACACAAAGTACGATAGAGGATTTTCATTCATGCTAACAGCATTATCACCTTTGCTGATCAGGGGAAGCAAAATAGCTCAGAGAGTGCAGCCACTCATCATCCTTCTCATCCACAACCACCTCTGAAGGAGCCAGTTGCTTTTAGGGCGATTGTTGTAAAGGTTCTGGATACACCCAACTTTGAAAGTGAACCACAGGTTTTGGTTCATCAATATTTTGCAATATTTGATTGGTCAAATCGGCAGAATGATATGTTTGTAGAGCTTCCTATGCCCATGCCTTTTAGTAAATTATTAGAATTTCTAACATCAAAACAGATAGAACTTCCGACAGCAACCAAGGTATgtatttgttttcaaatttcgtGGTTTGGATCTATTGAATTTGATGATGAATATTAATTCAGTACTTTTTGGGTGGAGAAGCAGATTGTGGAAGAGTTGAACCATCGGGTTCTCTGCCATTCCAATCCCCAAAAGAGAAGACCGGATTTTTTCTCAAGA
This genomic stretch from Castanea sativa cultivar Marrone di Chiusa Pesio chromosome 1, ASM4071231v1 harbors:
- the LOC142636517 gene encoding disease resistance protein RPS6-like → MAEETYSPSSSSSTQTLCYDVFVSFNGEDTRTSFTDHLFAALYRSGIHYFRDDRKLERGKVIWIELEKAIEMSRIAVIVFSRNYAASSWCLDELAKIIECKWNLQQIVLPIFYDVDPSEVRAQKGTLEKAFAMHEKRYEKDKVARWRAALAEAANLSGWDLQNVAHRLESEFIENIIGYISNKLNLAYFMVAPYPVGLESRTQNLNNLLGRGSGNVCMVGIWGIGGIGKTTIAKAIYNQLQRKFEGSCFLENVREIAEQPNGMIDLQEQILSSIHVNDNRSIKLVDQGTMIIKNRAWCKRVLVVLDNVDHQDQFDKLAIKRGYFQPGSVIIITTRDKSMLKLVGVDEIYMPQALDYHESIQLLSWHAFGKDNPNENYAELSKEVIYYAGGLPLVLKVLGSFLSDKSTHEWECTLEKLKVIPHDKIQEKLMVSFYSLSDTQQELFLDVACFFVGMEKNYTFKILEDSNLFFESELGVLIRRCLMTIDCSNRFAMHNMIRDMGREVVRRQCPKVPGERSRLWFHKDVLEVLTYHMGTEVVEGIMLNLPGVYDLQVDSKAFEKMHNLRMLQLNYAHLKGNFHCPSKRLRYLEWFGFPQESVPPDLYMENLVALYMPYSSLTELWKGTKILKKLKFLDVSHSYQLRRTPDFSGITNLEVLFLNNCTSLVEVHKSVICLDKLVTLDLADCENLTKLPIDIYSKSFVNLSGCTKINMVPRFEFKSPLILWYSLLISADVPLESFSCISKLLQHKGKQNSSESAATHHPSHPQPPLKEPVAFRAIVVKVLDTPNFESEPQVLVHQYFAIFDWSNRQNDMFVELPMPMPFSKLLEFLTSKQIELPTATKIVEELNHRVLCHSNPQKRRPDFFSRINSTEVKDLSYTSLVEVNESIICLYQLLTFTLDPENHKNLFGSIPEMMLEKIEFMARHGLMTQALVPFGQLSPVLLVEVLTIQRSFPTPSKLSSGIAFHLPVIINFLNQLASLDLSLCRRFRSLDELPIALQAMNANNATSLEWILTGSIWKLSEQLMSFGCSKLLGKNPICSNPRKKLLKELNAFNSFSVFFPGVEFPDWFDYKSTGLVLSFVVPPLVEQKIQGWLLCVVFASRFHDIHGFTVMYEFKNNTKGIKWHYQQKNCRVVPCQEHLWLHSVPLHHMKHLLEAGDEVEYSIRVSGGFQPKKFGVNLIYENDKKDYQSYFEAMINKSSLPYKDDILDEDVSTDQAMMGDKKIHTSDVQISRFSNKRKGIATCLAASKRGCLSAREVAQQQWDEELAARLQNKEEDVTMAENCELITTFLEDTTPEDEFDNIVDDTVDFGIMDIESINEDRDEYSIIASTPLQDFIIDDGTIAPSTSRVWGEPRRLEGVVAHHLSHCHSSLEGQTVQTSLAEVKDRPFECGAPFERNLYSLGTPTMTFVSQTEQQRSLEGERMLWEAERQLLLHQLENERRAHQAACEIAARRHKVQNAALERENFHLRMALEHAKQYAPPPQDYMDIPCPQLSSESASSSPSSTQSMTAAIVPVASARPDTHGLDYATFIDGPVLGNQNFNDPSTSTPLKRDSDPNN